GTGATGGTGGCCTTTTCCGCTTTGGGCAGGTTGGTGTTGAAGCCGGTTGCGGTGCTCTGCGCTGCTGCCTGCGTACTCTGCCCACCGCCACCCAGGTAGAACATCACGGCCAGAAAGGGCACACCCACTACCGGCAGGAAGGTTGCCATCTTGCGGGTGCGAAGAAATTGCGCGTCGTGCGGTTTGGTTTCCATGGGAGCAGATTAGCGGGGCTGGGTATTCAAATCCTCATTCTTCAGCACCCGCCAGTTCTCCATCAGGAAGCCGTGGGGGTTGTTTTCCGAGCGGGTCACGTCGCGCAGCGAGCATTCGGAGAGGAAGTTGCGGTTGGTCACCGAGGTGGCCCGGATGACCCGTTGATGCCCGTAGCAGCGGGCCACCATCGGCCGCGAGTTGGTGACCACCACGCTGTCCACGGTCATTTCCAGGCTGATGTTGGCGGCAATCAAGTCGTTGTAGAAGCCCTTCTCTTTGAAGTTCTCATACTGCCGCTTGGCCGAATTGTCGGCCAGGTACAGGGCCTTGTTGACGTTGCTGTCGATGGCCTTCTGGTCAGGGTCGAGGGTGAAAAACAGCTCGTGAAAGCGCGTGACGTGGCTACGGGCCTCCACCGGCCGGTTGGCCCGCGCATCCTGCGCCCCGGCCGTGAGCAGCTGCCCGCCTTCCAGCACATAGATGCGGTTGGCCGCGGCGTTGGTAGACTGAAACGCGAAGTATGCAATGGTGCCGGCCAGCACCAGCACGGCCACAATGAAGAGCAGCGCCAGTGTTTTGACCTGCTGAAAAGCCGAGTCGATGGTTTTAAGTGACGCGAACATAGCGGGATGGGAAAGTGAAAGAATGAGGAGCGACTCCCCTAGCCACGCAGGCGATTGATTCGCTCGCGCACCGCCGAGCCCGCCCGGTGGCCGAAGGATTCGCCCCGCGTGGCATTGCTGCTGCCGCCCATGCCGGCTAGTCCCTGCCCCGCGCCTACGGCGGCTCCCAGGCCATCGGCCCCGGTGCGCAGACCTGCGCCGCCCGTGGCTCCGGCGATGCCGGCTGCCCCCACCGTGGTAGTGGTGATAAATGAAGTAGCGGCGCGGCCTACGCCTGAGCCGTCGATGAGCATGTCAGCTGCTTTGGGCACCATCAGGTAGCCCACGATGGCTAGCACCAGCAGGCACAGATAGCCGATGTCGGCTGATTCGACGCTGCCGCCGGCCTGCAGTTGTTGGATGTTGCTATTGAGCATCGTGACCTGCACGTGCGCCAGCACCGCGGCGTAGATGTTGGCCACTGGCACCCACAGCGAAATGGTGATGAAGTAGCCGAACCACTTCATCAGCCCGCCGCCAAAACCGGGAATGATGGCGATGCCGAAAGCCAGCGGCCCGGCCACGCTGAGCAGCACCAGCAGGAAAGTAGAAATGAGGCTAATGGCCAGCTTGGCCGCCAGCGCCCCTAATTCCAGGATGGATTTGGTCCATTCCCGGAAGTTTTGCCCGACCGAGTATTGCACTTGGTTCATGGCCAGCGTGGCTTTGCGGCCGATGTCCAGCGCCCCAAGCTTGCCCAGGTCTTCCTCGTACTTCTCGTTTATCTGCATATCCGACTTGGCCTTGGCATCGGCGGCCAGCCGGTCCCGCTCACCCGTCAGCCGGTTCACTTCCCCCAGTTGCCCGAGGCGAATGGCATCAGTGCCGTGGGCCACGGCCATGGTGATGCCGCGTAGGCCCGAGCACAGCGGCACAAATAGCAGAATGGCCAGCCCAATGGCGAACGGCCGCAGCAGTGGAAAAAAGTCAATGGGCTCGGCCCGGGCAATGTGGCCCCACACCCGGCTGCTGATGAAAAGCAATGCTCCCACCCCACCAATAGCGCGGCCCAGGTTGATGAACTGCGCGGTAAACGTCAGCATCTCGGTGTAAATCCCTTCGAGCTTTTGCTCATACAGGGCCATGTTGAGGTCGATGGAAGTTGGGTCCATGGGGTAGTTCGAAAGTTGAAGGGATGGGAAGTCAGGAAAGGCAGCTTAAGGCAGGTAGTGCTCGTCGTGCACATTGGCCAGCCGCCGGGTGCCCCGCGCCAGAATGCCCGCTTCCTTCGCGGCCAATTCCCCGA
This region of Hymenobacter sp. GOD-10R genomic DNA includes:
- the traK gene encoding conjugative transposon protein TraK — protein: MFASLKTIDSAFQQVKTLALLFIVAVLVLAGTIAYFAFQSTNAAANRIYVLEGGQLLTAGAQDARANRPVEARSHVTRFHELFFTLDPDQKAIDSNVNKALYLADNSAKRQYENFKEKGFYNDLIAANISLEMTVDSVVVTNSRPMVARCYGHQRVIRATSVTNRNFLSECSLRDVTRSENNPHGFLMENWRVLKNEDLNTQPR